The genomic interval TAAGTGCTTCATCATATCTTTGTTGTTTACAATAAAGCCAAGCCAAGCTGTCCCAGATCATTTCACTTTCCGGCATTAATGAAACAGCTTTTTTCAAATAGTTTAAAGCTTCATCATATTTTTCTTCAAGTTCATTTTTAGCTATAAAATAACCAACAGCATTGAGTAAGTCAGCATTTTCCGGATAAAGAACAACTCCTTTTTCCAAAATAATAAGCAGACTATCAGGGGTGTCGTACATTTCACCAAGAATTGAACAGTTTGCAAATGTAGAAGCATCAGGTTTGAGATTAGTTTCAATTTCATCTTTCAGGATAGAATAGGCAATAGAATCGTGTTCAGTTCCAAACAGCAGACTGGCAATAAGCTCGTTCGGGGTGATTTTCATCCCTTCAATATTAGAGAGGAGCGATCTAGCTTTTTGGAGGTCCATAGCATTTTGAATATATGCAAGAGCAACCATAAGATTGAGTTCGTTTTCGTTAATAAAACTATCAGGGAGCTTATTTAGTAACTCGAGTGCGATTTCTTTTTCTTCAAATTCTGTATGGAAAATCGCCAGCAGATAATTTGCCTTTGTTTTATCCTCTAAAATATTATAATACTGTAATAAAAGTTTATATATTTTTTCTTTCCGTTCAAGATCCTTAGAAAGATCAACCTTGAATATATAAGTGTGAATTGTATTAATATCTTTCGCTTTGAACAGATTGTTCGCTGCTTCTACATAATCACCTGCAGATAGATAAAGATCAGCAAAATAGGTATAGAAAGATGATGAAAATTCCTCTGTTAATTCTCCGGATTCTTCGATTGCAAGCCCTGCTCGAATTCCAGTACTAATATCGTTTTTTCTAATTGCAGAAAAGAAAAGGTATTTTAAAATATCGTGAGTTCCAACCTCGAAGCACAGAGTTTTATTTTTTAATATTTCATCATACTGCCCAATTGAGAAATATCTTCCGATCAGATAAATTTTTATTGGATCAGAAAGAATCCTGTTATTATCTATATGAAACTGAATCGTTTCTATAACTTTGTTTTGTAAACCTTGTTTTTCATAAGATGTAAGCAACGGAGTTAAGCTTGTTTCATCTGTCCATTTTTCGTAAGCATCAGTAAATATTTCAAGACTTTTTACTGAATCAATTTCACTATATAACTCAGCAATTGTCAGTACCAGTTTTTCTTCATCCCATGGGAGTTTTATCGCTTTTTTAAGAAGCTTAATATTTCCTGATGGTTTGGTGTTTTGCTGGAAGACATAATATGCTGTCAGATTTCGCATGGTCGGTCGTGTTTTAATAGCTTTTTTAAAACACTTTTCTGCCATTTCATTCTGTTGTTCATTGCGGTAAGATTCGGCTATAATTGAATAGATTTTTTCCGATTTTATGTTTTTGTTACAGAAAATTTTTCCAAGTTCAATAATTTCAGAATTTGCCGATTTATCAAAAAAAGCTTTTAATGCTAAAACCTCCATTAATGTTTCTTTAAGGTAAACATTGTTGGAATCAGCTTCTACTGCTTTTTTATATAATTGAACTGCATTTTCAAAATCGTGCTGCTGCATTGCAGCCTGTCCGAAAAGAAAGTAATTCTCGGCAATAAAATTCGGTTGATGAGATATATTTTTATTAACTGCGCACCCTGCAAAAATCATTAGAATAAGCAGAAGGTAAAAAACTTTTTTCATGGAAGTTTAAAAAGTCATATTGTAGAGGAGTGTGATCGATCTATCACA from Candidatus Cloacimonadota bacterium carries:
- a CDS encoding tetratricopeptide repeat protein → MKKVFYLLLILMIFAGCAVNKNISHQPNFIAENYFLFGQAAMQQHDFENAVQLYKKAVEADSNNVYLKETLMEVLALKAFFDKSANSEIIELGKIFCNKNIKSEKIYSIIAESYRNEQQNEMAEKCFKKAIKTRPTMRNLTAYYVFQQNTKPSGNIKLLKKAIKLPWDEEKLVLTIAELYSEIDSVKSLEIFTDAYEKWTDETSLTPLLTSYEKQGLQNKVIETIQFHIDNNRILSDPIKIYLIGRYFSIGQYDEILKNKTLCFEVGTHDILKYLFFSAIRKNDISTGIRAGLAIEESGELTEEFSSSFYTYFADLYLSAGDYVEAANNLFKAKDINTIHTYIFKVDLSKDLERKEKIYKLLLQYYNILEDKTKANYLLAIFHTEFEEKEIALELLNKLPDSFINENELNLMVALAYIQNAMDLQKARSLLSNIEGMKITPNELIASLLFGTEHDSIAYSILKDEIETNLKPDASTFANCSILGEMYDTPDSLLIILEKGVVLYPENADLLNAVGYFIAKNELEEKYDEALNYLKKAVSLMPESEMIWDSLAWLYCKQQRYDEALKALRVPLSNEINNSEIAYHIGEIYLGLNKQKKAKYYFNLAVELNNEKQSVQLSKEILSK